In one Penaeus chinensis breed Huanghai No. 1 chromosome 33, ASM1920278v2, whole genome shotgun sequence genomic region, the following are encoded:
- the LOC125042936 gene encoding protein dopey-1 homolog isoform X4, translated as MESKMNRSTVQEAKLVQWVNKYVLTSCMSGLSLEEYDLLGDSKYRAYVAAVDKTLRNFENTSEWADLISTLGKLNKVLLSHMKYPVVPRRITISKRLAQCMHPALPSGVHLKALETYDIIFKCMGTNRLSQELFIYSAGLFPLFSSAAMNVRSALLTVYETHFVPLGPRLRPGLNGFLSGILAGLEEGSDHLERTSQLLTRVAEGVGQAEFFGCLWDCVWGNSGVRLPAITHITSCYNKKLSTEDQLYILGTNIDVMVSALCQAMEDSSVLVQRAALDLTLAALPMHNTQLLRPDLVRIVTSAILVLLRRDMSLNRRLYAWLLGSEINLSLLSSEHPVVKRLNSAVSDSNTEDGTEVNAYFETFSRPLLVEGVVSCLQTSQGTNPPDLRPYRLIVSLLDKPEIGPFILDDIFLDLLRCLYHTCQVLQASNNTPSEPSSRRQSTTDKQTPPPPSRSPDGTKPVVEGNRGLHEVTKTATLLFSALQPSYPWMHLTGLLSMACQAKASQMDGGEKKDDGKLVLDVGSSVMTVCEICTLLQHLLTSLPHDTQQQTQASRLPEVLSTVTSLLTEHLSTLTAKELSSGLSLSQAILHKLIPSVTLPPSASQSRPDSRASITTFASLQMHALSQVSTIPRPLLVQEAFARESPPSECGIVQIGIEASEDDPNSVERKKTEDLSVDSLTDESNNENLVDGEAETSFISVVSNSSMEDSERLKGETEGENIEKQDTSVEKENEIATPNAIKPEISEDLFDVDQERETVSSGEDKHANLEEVPSDSGVDMEEIPSQPTELSRFLISQEASEDEYESAPQSPSHQGSMPLYSYVKVFEKFFLQFIQKKIVLENSNLADFQSALSRSGSFQMDSLSELNYLLRECLQCCENKVESTHTSPVKSKGKKVQSSPCSSPSRVSTSSSGFSQGQREITDFTSVLQLHHKADEQFEVFKAACSILVDLSSLPTTPGLPLNRPSNQIPHWFVGLIACVINGGQVSPRFVMASVSTLLELVMLAQSELSVWRSEHELGCKGGPGVVSVNIIPLLLPTHTHILLHHTTVYQHMARQLWSHLRPSMSHLHVGSTELLLQLHNLTLPRSPSVTLTSAPPQSPMSVVEREILATLTYILQVPVTDEKESGVLWSHEGIRAEYDSVAMHQWMTLWQVSRNLSSGLAGNFPGFDRCLFLMVERLRGDSGIERSLAHAWLATTLQRSDTARLIDPILVLLLHPHTRRVSVQHVNIEKLPPVQQGQGHKLSLEESQIYAISSEGGEVMYHVSKEGRESQGKGKHVPVPAKHILAFTSISKDSKKIVTHNANFTEFELPSSHEQPQLQASISLMVNPFTQHPWIDMEDLAKMNKPTNLSNAVRIQNGSYQKLSTTVIPEQVTSESTVSSSRDSDDENWTPTQMVQSILEEVIDAVVTSRYKYPESDGSSEQDTVSQSVVSDGTVPELTRHPFHSHMLLYTQVVDSGQCSNGLSLIRNIIEAQPKLSLLTLASTSISTLQSTSPLIVLLARHRRSVFGDGFDGGNVSEMVSQFRSTMYLQVVITVCLYYLRSYYPCLPHLRLRDEHLRDNQEVQVASAEVLVLVFTHLSPLVTDAPRGFTPYITDLLSKCKVQKCVLHCLLSSVHAMTSASTSVITDHKRPSSQETRTFTEEVQEYNCGSLNHIGAVHRLETYLARVMDLTLALIRLEDTLAADRLEGAVVRDPPSVSMKYTGFSTTKYQPGQPIPAQPMFMEVITVALKQHHLRHLHGSWLHLFTAALPHMGPSLPNNSLLVTYHVCELLEGMAHYYLPGAVPPHAPPDYTLILLQSLTTIVHYCLLDPAQSPAFGSSSSLPTSSAPPSGQTAGQILYNLLHVFSPVGEILDAPVDSSGLDPTACARHTLLCHLPRIISALLALWVATGQDQDSAFVLGSRRAVRQHIVELLSPICHHQTPHLLAAISVVWQGVGIAASSIRANSNAGLNNDSNINNKQSGIGGLLWSGSPHQLALVEMMSLLRVLPLHTLVATVKQVVKQPPIVDGAQQGLPLEVSVLQVFYVYVQQCPGSQLGECWGPLLTMVKEGTIGLSPPAQLVLLATLNEFVQRAAAPQEKKDVKELQEVSSKLLECCSSIAGSCLEATTWLRRNLTVKTDTAEKKEGMNDASAYSVAALSVLAELLAPLLDVLYVSEEKDKVVPLLTNIMANVVPYLRNHTRSNMPAFAACSQLLSSLSGYQYTLRAWRRDVIDLLLDPQAFMMLPPILTYWRTIVDFLCTHDKTVFKELLTRVSMSQGGSLSLFSSKESEYEIRAGLLKRLAFTIFCSETDQYMRHIPDIQERLAEVTRLGQVVPSLVAQVLLCFRVLLLRMSPRGVTSLWPVIITELVQVFLMMEQELATDTEQFSKKGGSSHLKRLSTLDSSWVFSSQNGLNAHNHPAWLTLYLAACKLLDLMLSLPAQHLPQFQMYRWAFVGPVPTTEVEEKTEGAGNILLKSCDFVPHIARIAKLMADKPGSGKNKMLEHRPGELLLKMPSISTLLDLQPFFNTLTSPSFTPAAATIGQTPPGILSSFPSSTSLPSSGPSSASGTSATPNSSLAHIEAVIERDFLEPLPS; from the exons ATGGAGTCTAAGATGAACCGAAGCACAGTGCAGGAGGCCAAGCTGGTGCAGTGggttaataaatatgtattaacatCGTG TATGAGCGGCTTAAGCTTGGAAGAATATGACTTGCTCGGAGATTCAAAATACCGCGCCTATGTGGCCGCGGTGGACAAGACACTCCGCAACTTTGAAAATACTAGTGAATGGGCTGATCTCATCTCAACTCTGGGGAAACTCAATAAG GTGTTACTATCCCACATGAAATATCCTGTGGTTCCTCGTAGAATTACGATAAGCAAACGATTAGCACAATGCATGCACCCAGCTCTACCATCGGGTGTCCATTTGAAAGCCTTAGAAACATATGATATTATATTCAAGTGTATGGGGACCAACAGGCTCTCACAAGAACTCTTCATATACAGTGCAG gCTTATTTCCATTATTTAGCAGTGCTGCAATGAATGTAAGATCAGCATTGCTAACAGTATATGAAACTCACTTTGTCCCATTGGGCCCGAGACTACGCCCAGGACTGAATGGTTTCCTGTCAGGAATTCTGGCCGGCTTGGAAGAAGGTTCTGATCATCTTGAAAG GACATCTCAGCTGCTAACAAGAGTTGCTGAAGGAGTGGGACAAGCAGAATTCTTTGGCTGCTTGTGGGACTGTGTTTGGGGAAACTCAGGAGTGAGACTTCCTGCCATCACCCATATTACATCCTGCTATAATAAGAAATTGTCCACAGAAGATCAGTTGTATATCCTCGGCACAAATATTGATGTTATG GTCTCAGCATTGTGTCAAGCAATGGAGGATAGTAGTGTGTTGGTACAAAGAGCAGCTCTTGACCTGACTTTAGCTGCCCTTCCCATGCATAATACGCAACTGTTACGGCCAGACTTGGTCAGAATTGTCACCTCTGCCATTTTAGTGTTGCTGAGAAGAGATATGTCCCTGAACAg GAGGTTGTATGCATGGTTGCTTGGATCTGAAATCAACCTCTCGCTCTTGTCTTCCGAACACCCTGTTGTAAAGCGCCTCAACAGTGCTGTGAGTGACAGTAACACTGAAGATGGAACTGAAGTCAATGCATATTTTGAAACATTCTCAAGACCCCTTTTAGTGGAAGGGGTTGTGTCATGTTTGCAAACTAGCCAGGGAACCAATCCACCTGATTTACGACCATATAGACTGATAGTCTCGCTGCTGGATAAGCCAGAAATTGGGCCTTTCATTCTAGATGACATATTTCTAGATCTTTTACG GTGCTTGTACCATACCTGCCAAGTGCTTCAAGCCTCAAATAACACCCCATCAGAACCCTCTAGCAGAAGACAAAGCACAACAGACAAGCagaccccaccacctccctctcgcTCACCAGATGGCACTAAACCAGTTGTTGAGGGGAACAGGGGACTTCATGAGGTTACTAAAACTGCCACTCTTCTGTTTAGTGCCCTACAGCCATCATACCCATGGATGCATCTCACAGGTTTACTCAGCATGGCATGTCAAGCCAAAGCTAGTCAGATGGATGGGGGTGAGAAAAAAGATGATGGCAAACTTGTTTTAGATGTGGGTAGTTCAGTCATGACAGTTTGCGAGATTTGCACTCTGCTGCAACATCTGTTGACATCTCTTCCACATGATACTCAGCAGCAGACTCAAGCTTCAAGGCTCCCAGAGGTATTGTCTACAGTTACCTCCCTTCTGACAGAACATCTCAGCACTTTGACTGCTAAAGAACTCTCTTcaggactttctctctctcaggcaaTCTTACACAAACTCATACCTTCAGTCACTTTGCCTCCTTCAGCATCTCAGTCAAGGCCAGATTCAAGAGCAAGCATCACTACCTTTGCATCCCTTCAGATGCATGCTCTTTCTCAAGTGTCTACTATTCCTCGACCTCTGCTTGTTCAGGAAGCCTTTGCAAGAGAGAGTCCTCCCTCAGAGTGTGGCATTGTACAGATAGGAATAGAGGCAAGTGAGGATGATCCAAATagtgttgaaagaaaaaaaactgaagaccTTTCAGTTGATTCACTcactgatgaaagtaataatgagaacTTAGTTGACGGAGAAGCAGAAACATCCTTTATCTCAGTAGTGTCAAATTCATCTATGGAGGACTCTGAAAGATTGAAAGGAGAAACTGAAggtgaaaatatagaaaaacaagaCACTTCtgtagaaaaggagaatgaaattgCTACCCCAAATGCAATTAAACCTGAAATAAGTGAGGACTTGTTTGATGTTGaccaagaaagagaaacagtaagCAGTGGGGAGGATAAGCATGCCAATTTAGAGGAGGTGCCCAGTGATTCAGGAGTTGACATGGAAGAAATACCCTCACAACCCACAGAGTTGTCACGATTTTTGATATCACAAGAAGCAAGTGAGGATGAGTATGAAAGTGCACCTCAGAGCCCTAGTCATCAGGGCTCAATGCCATTATATAGTTATGTTAAAGTATTTGAAAAATTCTTCTTGCagtttattcagaaaaaaattgtATTAGAAAATTCAAATCTCGCTGATTTTCAGAGTGCTCTCAGTAGATCAGGAAGTTTTCAGATGGACAGTCTATCAGAATTGAATTATTTGTTGAGAGAATGTCTGCAGTGCTGTGAAAATAAAGTAGAATCCACACACACTTCTCCAGtcaaaagtaaaggaaagaaggTACAGTCATCCCCCTGCTCATCTCCCTCAAGAGTGTCTACATCGTCTTCAGGATTTTCACAGGGTCAGAGAGAAATTACCGACTTCACTTCTGTCCTGCAGCTGCACCACAAAGCAGATGAACAATTTGAAGTCTTCAAAGCTGCCTGTAGCATATTGGTTGACTTGTCATCACTCCCTACGACTCCCGGACTCCCTCTGAACAGGCCAAGTAATCAGATTCCTCACTGGTTTGTTGGGCTCATAGCGTGTGTCATCAATGGAGGTCAAGTCTCTCCTCGCTTTGTTATGGCATCTGTGTCTACTCTGCTGGAGTTAGTGATGTTGGCTCAGTCAGAGCTGTCTGTATGGCGGAGTGAGCATGAACTTGGGTGCAAAGGAGGACCTGGGGTTGTGTCTGTTAATATAATCCCTCTACTCCTACCAACACATACCCACATCCTCCTTCATCATACTACAGTGTATCAG CACATGGCAAGACAGCTTTGGAGTCATTTGAGGCCATCAATGAGTCACCTCCATGTAGGCAGCACAGAACTTCTCCTGCAGTTACACAACTTGACTCTTCCTCGCAGCCCAAGTGTAACGCTGACATCTGCTCCACCTCAGTCCCCTATGTCTGTTGTGGAGAGGGAGATTCTTGccactctcacatatatattgCAGGTACCTGTGACTGATGAGAAG gaGAGTGGAGTACTATGGAGTCATGAAGGCATCAGGGCAGAGTATGACAGTGTTGCCATGCACCAGTGGATGACACTGTGGCAGGTATCAAGAAACCTATCTTCTGGTCTTGCAGGAAATTTCCCAGGATTTGACAG ATGTCTTTTCTTGATGGTTGAACGTCTTCGAGGGGATAGTGGCATAGAGCGAAGCCTTGCACATGCATGGCTTGCTACAACTCTTCAGAGAAGTGACACTGCTCGGCTCATAGACCCAATCCTGGTGTTATTGCTGCACCCACATACCCGAAGAGTTAGTGTGCAGCATGTGAACATTGAGAAGTTGCCTCCTGTCCAGCAAGGCCAAGGTCACAAATTATCTCTAGAGGAGTCACAGATCTATGCCATCAGCTCTGAAGGAGGAGAGGTCATGTACCATGTgagcaaggaaggaagagaaagtcagGGGAAGGGAAAACACGTGCCTGTCCCGGCCAAACATATATTAGCATTTACTTCAATTTCCAAAGACAGCAAGAAGATTGTCACTCACAATGCAAACTTTACAGAATTTGAACTGCCTTCTAGTCATGAGCAGCCACAGCTACAAGCATCAATATCTCTTATGGTTAATCCTTTCACTCAGCATCCATGGATAGATATGGAAGATCTGGCCAAGATGAACAAACCAACAAACCTTTCCAATGCAGTTAGAATCCAAAATGGCAGCTACCAGAAACTTTCAACTACAGTGATACCTGAACAAGTTACAAGTGAATCAACCGTTTCAAGTAGCAGAGATTCGGATGATGAAAATTGGACACCAACACAGATGGTTCAGAGTATTCTTGAGGAGGTGATAGATGCTGTTGTGACTTCACGATACAAGTATCCTGAAAGTGATGGGTCAAGTGAACAGGATACAGTGTCACAATCTGTAGTAAGTGATGGAACTGTGCCAGAGTTAACAAGACATCCATTTCACTCTCACATGCTCCTGTACACTCAGGTGGTTGATAGTGGTCAGTGTTCAAATGGATTGTCCCTAATTAGAAATATTATTGAGGCACAACCAAAGTTATCCCTTCTAACTCTAGCATCAACTAGCATTAGTACACTACAGTCAACTTCACCTCTCATCGTATTGTTAGCCAGACATCGCAGATCTGTTTTTGGTGATGGGTTTGATGGTGGAAATGTGTCAGAGATGGTCAGTCAGTTCCGGTCTACTATGTATCTTCAAGTAGTTATCACGGTATGCCTTTATTACTTGCGTTCTTACTATCCGTGCCTTCCTCATCTCCGTCTTCGAGATGAACATCTACGAGATAACCAGGAAGTGCAAGTGGCATCAGCTGAGGTTCTAGTCCTAGTCTTCACACATTTGTCACCATTAGTGACTGATGCCCCCAGGGGTTTCACCCCATATATTACAGATCTGCTCAGTAAATGCAAAGTTCAGAAGTGTGTGCTTCACTGTTTGCTGTCATCTGTGCATGCCATGACCAGTGCAAGTACATCAGTGATTACAGATCACAAACGTCCATCATCCCAGGAAACACGCACTTTTACTGAAGAAGTCCAAGAATACAACTGTGGATCGCTCAACCACATTGGTGCTGTACATCGCTTGGAAACCTACCTAGCTCGAGTGATGGACTTAACACTGGCTCTCATCCGCTTAGAAGACACACTGGCTGCAGATAGACTAGAGGGTGCAGTGGTGAGAGATCCACCAAGTGTCAGCATGAAGTATACTGGCTTTAGTACCACTAAATATCAGCCGGGTCAGCCAATTCCAGCACAGCCCATGTTCATGGAGGTTATCACTGTAGCACTAAAACAGCATCATCTTCGGCATTTACATGGATCTTGGTTGCACCTTTTTACAGCAGCACTGCCTCATATGGGCCCATCACTCCCTAATAACAGTTTGCTTGTAACATACCATGTATGTGAACTTTTGGAAGGAATGGCCCACTATTATCTGCCTGGTGCTGTACCACCTCATGCTCCACCTGACTATACACTTATCCTTCTGCAAAGTCTCACAACTATTGTACATTATTGCCTCTTAGATCCAGCACAGTCACCTGCTTTTGGGTCATCGTCATCTCTTCCTACATCTTCTGCACCTCCTTCAGGCCAGACTGCAGGACAGATATTATACAATCTGCTACATGTATTTTCTCCAGTGGGTGAAATCCTTGATGCTCCTGTAGACAGCAGTGGATTAGACCCAACTGCTTGTGCTCGCCATACCCTCCTCTGCCATCTGCCAAGAATCATCTCGGCCCTACTGGCTTTATGGGTGGCTACAGGACAGGACCAGGATTCAGCCTTTGTACTTGGCAGTAGAAGGGCTGTGAGACAACACATTGTAGAGCTCTTATCACCCATCTGTCACCACCAGACACCACATCTTCTTGCAGCTATCAGTGTTGTTTGGCAG GGGGTTGGCATTGCTGCCTCAAGTATTAGAGCAAACAGTAATGCTGGTCTTAACAATGActctaacatcaacaacaaacaaagtGGTATAGGAGGCCTACTGTGGAGTGGAAGCCCACACCAGTTGGCTCTTGTAGAGATGATGTCTTTGCTACGAGTGTTACCTCTACATACACTAGTAGCGACTGTCAAACAGGTGGTGAAGCAACCACCAATAGTTGATGGTGCTCAGCAG GGCCTGCCATTGGAAGTTAGTGTCCTGCAAGTGTTCTATGTGTATGTTCAGCAGTGTCCAGGGTCACAACTTGGTGAATGCTGGGGACCACTTTTAACCATGGTAAAAGAAGGAACTATTGGTTTGTCACCCCCTGCCCAGCTGGTTCTTCTAGCAACACTGAATGAATTTGTTCAAAGAGCAGCTGCCCCTCAGGAAAAGAAAGATGTGAAGGAACTTCAG GAAGTATCCAGCAAGTTGCTAGAGTGCTGTAGTAGTATTGCAGGTTCCTGTCTTGAGGCTACTACATGGTTAAGACGAAACCTTACAGTCAAGACTGATACagcagagaagaaggagggtaTGAATG atGCCTCAGCATACAGTGTAGCAGCATTAAGTGTCCTTGCAGAATTATTAGCCCCTCTACTAGATGTACTGTATGTGAGTGAGGAGAAAGACAAGGTTGTTCCTCTACTCACAAACATCATGGCTAATGTTGTTCCATATCTGCGTAACCATAC ccGGTCGAACATGCCTGCATTTGCTGCATGTTCTCAGTTACTGTCATCGTTGTCGGGTTACCAGTATACTCTCCGAGCTTGGAGACGAGATGTTATCGATCTTCTCCTAGACCCACAAGCATTCATGATGCTTCCACCTATTCTGACATACTGGCGGACTATTGTAGATTTTCTTTGCACACATGACAAGACTGTGTTTAAGGAACTGTTGA CTCGTGTGTCCATGTCCCAAGGAGGATCACTAAGTCTCTTCTCTAGTAAGGAGTCAGAATATGAAATTAGAGCAGGATTGCTGAAGAGGCTGGCATTCACCATCTTCTGCTCAGAAACCGATCAGTACATGCGACACATACCAGATATCCAAG AACGTTTGGCTGAAGTGACCCGGTTGGGCCAAGTGGTGCCCTCCCTCGTCGCCCAAGTGCTACTGTGCTTCCGTGTCCTTCTCCTGAGGATGTCCCCACGGGGTGTGACCTCATTATGGCCAGTGATCATAACAGAGCTGGTGCAGGTGTTCCTCATGATGGAGCAAGAACTAGCTACTGACACAGAACAGTTTAG CAAGAAAGGGGGCAG